A region of the Roseiflexus sp. RS-1 genome:
CTCTTTCGCTGTTTCGAGCGAGAACCGCTGGCAGCGGCGTCGTTGGGGCAGGTGCATGGCGCCGAACTGCCCGACGGCACGCCAGTGGTCGTCAAAGTGCAGCGCCCGGACATCCAGCAACTCGTCGTGATCGACCTGGCGATCCTGTCGGAACTGGCGGCGCTGGCGCAGCAGAATACCGCCTTTGGCGAGCAGTATGACCTGGTCGAACTGGTATGGGAGTTTGGCGTCACCCTGCGCGCCGAACTGGACTATCGCCGCGAAGGGCGCAACGCTGAGCGCTTTCGTGCTAATTTTGCCGGCAATCCGCATGTCTGCATCCCGCGTGTCTTCTGGAGCCACACCAGCACTCGCGTCCTGACGACCGAGCGCATCGCTGGCATCAAGATCACCGACATTGCAGGCATGGATGCAGCCGGTATGGATCGGAAGCGCCTGGCGCGGCACAGCCTGGAACTGATCCTGCAAGAAATCTTCGTTGATGGGTTCTTCCAGGGCGATCCCCATCCGGGCAATCTGTTCGCCCTTCCAGGCGAGGTGATCGGTGCAGTGGACTTCGGGCAGGCAATTGCGCTCGACCGTGAGATGACCGGCGATCTGCTGCTGCTTCTGGTGGCACTGCTTGAGCGCGACGCTGATGGAGCGTTGCGGGCGTTACAGCGGTTGGGCGTTCTGACACAGCGCGAACTCTCCCCAGCGCTGCGACGCGATATGCGTCGCTTTGTCGATCACGTCGTTGATCGGTCGCTGGCAGAACTGTCTGCGCGGGAAATGGGCGAAGAGTTGCTGACGCTCCTGCAACGTCACCGTCTGCGCCTCCCCGCGCCGCTGGCGCTATTGTTGAAGGCAATTATCATGATGGAGGGCATTGGCGTCCAGATCGATCCGCAACTCGACGTTTTCGGTATCGCCCGACCCTACGCGATGCGCGCCCTGGCGCAACTGAACAGCCCCGATGCGCAGTTGCGCCGTGCGCTGCGCGAACTCGAGGAAATGCGCGGGATCGTCAGCGCCCTGCCGGGTCAGATGAGCACCCTGGTTCAGCGGTTGAACGAAGGAGAGATCCGCATCCAGACGCGCGAGATGGAAATGCGGCGCCTGGCCGCAGCGCTGTCGCAGGCAGGAGCGCGTATCGCGCTCGGTCTTATCGTCCTGGCGGCAACGCTGGGACTGGCAGGTCTGGCAATCGCAGCAGCCATCGGCGGATGGGAAGGATGGCCCGTGATCATCCTGGCGGCAGGCGCGCTGATCGCCCTGATCAGCGCTGGCGCAACATTGTTCATCAGCATCGCGCGCGGATCGGGCGGATCGTCGTAGTGGCGCCGCGCTGCTGCGCTCCTGGTAGCTATGCACCTGGTAGGAGCGCCGCGCCGCTGCGCCTTGCACCCGTGGGGGTGTATCATGTCCACACAAACCATTTCCCGTCTATTCCGGCAATCGGTGCTGATTATCATTGGTGCGGCGATCTGCGCATGCGGTTCAGCGCCGCCCGAAGGAGGCAGTACGATGACATTCACGCTGACAAGCGCATCGTTCTCAGAAGGCGCGATGATTCCGCGTCAGCACACGTGCGACGGCGCCGACCGTTCGCCGCCGCTCCGCTGGGAGGGCGCTCCGCCAGCCGCCAGTTATGTGCTGATCATGGACGATCCGGACGCACCAGGCGGCACGTTTACGCACTGGGTACTGTACGATATTCCCGGCACGCACACAGAACTGGCGGAAGGAGAACAGGACACAGGGCTGGCAGGCGGCAACGATTTTGGCAGACGCGGCTATGGCGGTCCGTGCCCGCCGCGTGGCAGAGGCGCCCACCGCTACTTCTTCCGTCTGTCGGCGCTGGATATTCCTTCACTGAACCTGCCAGCCGGCGCCGCACGGCGCGATGTCGAGGCGGCAATGCGTGGTCACGTGCTGGCGACTGCCACCCTGATGGGCAGGTACGAACGTCGGTGAGGATCACTGCGGCGAACGCGCAGGAACGCGACGCGTGGCGTAGACGATCAATCCGGCGCCGATCAGCAACAGCAGCGCCAGACCGATCAGTTTGGCGGATGGGCTGATGTCGGCGATTCCGAGCAACCCGAAACTGGCGCTCAATCCCCAGTAGAGTGCCAGGATCTGGCGTGCTGACATGCCGCTATCGAGCAGGCGATGGTGAAGATGATCACGCCCACCCTGCGCAGGTTGCCTGCCAGATGCAGTGCGCGCCACGATCAGCCAGGCGACATCGAGGATCGGCACACCCAGCACCAGCAGCACCGTCGCCAGTTTCGCTCCGCCGATGATCGCACTGACGCCCAGCAGAAAACCGAGAAACTCTGCACCGCTATCACCCATAAAAATACGCGCCGGCGGCAGATTGAAGATCAGAAATCCGGCGCACGCCCCGGCGAGCGCAAGGGGCACGAGCGCAACCGTTCGCTGCGGCGGATCGAGGCGCAGCGCGTGCAGCGCCAGCATCAATGCTGCGATCAACGACACCCCTGCCGCAAGCCCGTCAAGCCCGTCCGACCAGTTGATCGTATTCGCCATCCACCCCAACCAGAACACCGTCGCCGCGATTGCCAGCCACGGGCTGGCATCCCACAGGCTGACCTGCCCGATGAACGGCACATTGAAGGCGGTCAACAAAATGCCGCGCGCTTCGGTTGGCAAGCCCAGCGCATCAGGGTAGCGTCGCTGATCCCAGAGGTACGGACCGACCGCAATCAGCCCTGCACCGGCTTGCGCCGCAAACTTGGGGAGCCACGAGAGTTCAACCACATCGTCCACCCACATAACCAGGAAGATTGCCGTCCCGCCAAGCAACAGCAGCCCAATACGCAAAACCTCGAATTCTGAACGTTGCAACGACGGCTCGGCGGAGGTGAATATGAACGTTGCGAGCAGTGAAGTCACGAAGCCAGCGTAGATCGCAATGCCGCCGACATTGGGAGTCGGTCGCACGTGGGAACGACGTCCACCGGGATGCTGCACCCACCCGCGTCGCTCGCACAGCCGGATGACCGGCGGAACGGTCAGCGCAGTCACGACGAAAGCGATTACAAAGGCGCTTATCAGCGCTGCCACGGTCAGGAGCGACATAGCGCCTCGCCTACTGATGCCGGACGCGCACAACTCATAGGTTAACCCGTCCCAAACAGGCGATCACCTGCATCCCCCAGACCGGGGACAATATATCCGTGATCGTTCAGACAATCGTCGATCGCCGCCAGATGGATCGGCACATCGGGGTGCTCCTGGTGCAATGCCTGCACCCCTTCTGGCGCAGCGATCAAACCGAGGAACTTAATCCGGCTCGCGCCCCACTCTTTCAGCACGGTCACCGCCGCCACCGCCGAGCCGCCGGTGGCAAGCATAGGATCGAGCACCAGGCAGAGATCGACATCCACTTCTGGAGGAAGTTTGTTGTAGTAGGTGACCGGTTTGAGCGTCGCGTGGTCGCGGTAGAGACCCAGATGCCAGACGTGGGCAGTCGGTATGAGATCGAGGATCGGATCGACCATGCCCAGCCCGGCGCGCAGAATCGGCACCAGACCGACGCGCTCGGCGATCCGATGACCGTGGTAGGGTGCGAGCGGCGTGTCAACGATCCGTTCCTGGAGCGGGAGATCAAGCGTGGCTTCGTACAACAGAAATTGCGACAGTTCGCGCACCAGTTCACGAAACTTCTTCGGTTCGGTCGTCGCCCGACGCAGCAGCGTCAGTTTGTGCTGGACGAGCGGATGCTGAGAGATCATCACCTGTGCCATGGCGCCTCCGGATTGCCAGACCATGCAATTGACATTATACCGCGATACGCGCGCCGCACCTGCGCTTATGGTCTTTGAGTGATTATTCCGCTCTAGCCCGCGCAGGCGGGCTTCGCTTTGCATAGCCGAGGGCTTCAGCCCGACGGCAAGAGGCGCATACCGGATTATAGCAGTTCTCACAAAGATTGGTCTTGTTGAGCAGGGTTGCACCCGCCATCGAAAGCAGACGCCTTGTGTGCCATCCCTTCGCGTGCTCCGCGTCTCTGTGTACATCAGACCGGCTCACGCGGAGGCGCGGAGAGAGCGCGCAGGTCTTGCAAGGTCTGTCAGACGGGGCTGCACCCGTCGCTGGAAACGAGCGCTTCACGTGCCACCTCGAGGCGGCGCCGTGGGGGGCACGGCATGCCGTGCCCCCACACCCGTCGCTGGAAGTGGGCGCCTCGCGCAACGCGGCAGACCCGGACGAGGGTTAACGTATTTGAGAACTGCTATAAGTTCTCAATCTTCTTCAGCGCCCCATAACGGCATTCATCGCCGTATAATTACCGGTGTATAGCTTGAATGTAAAAGAAACAATTGACCAATGACTGCTCTACAACGACTGGTGCGTCTCCAACTCCCGATCTGGCTGGTGATGCCCCTGCTGGCATTCGTGCTGGCGCTGGGGATCGGCGGCGGGTATCTGCTTGCGTTGCGGCTGACGCATCCATGTCCGCTGCAAGCGCACGAATGTGAGGCGCTTGGCAATTTCTGGCGCGTCTGGCAACTCGCGCGCGACAATTTTGTCGATCCGGAAGCGATAGACCCGCAGCGCATGAGCGACGGCGCCATTCATGGCATGCTCGATAGCCTGGGAGATCAGGGACACACACGCTACCTGAATGCGGAAGAAGCCCGTCGGGAACGTGAGGCGCTCTCTGGAAGGTTCGAGGGGATTGGCGCCTACATCGATGTGCGCGATGGACAGCCCCGGATCGTCGCCCCAATCGAGGGGTCGCCCGCCGAACGCGCCGGATTACGCCCGGACGACCTGATCCTGCGTGTTGATGGGTACGATGTGCGCGGCGTAACGGTCGAAGAATTGCGGAATCGCGTGCGTGGACCGAAGGGGACGCAGGTTGTTCTCACCATTCAGCGTCCCGGCATTGCCGCGCCATTCGATGTCACTATTACGCGCGAAGAAGTGAATGTTCCCAGTGTAACGTGGCGCATGTTGCCCGACCGTATCGCCTTGATCCGGATCAACCGCTTCGCCGAGCGCACCGGGTCGGAACTGCAACAGGCGCTGCTCGATATACGGTCGCAGGAAGCGCAGGCGAT
Encoded here:
- a CDS encoding ABC1 kinase family protein, whose amino-acid sequence is MWPLVRQARYLGRYRQIAQVFWQYGFGYLLDQLGLTTLLSMPRRIMRRPAPDPISGPERLRLALTDLGPTFVKLGQMLSTRPDLLPPAWIEELNKLQDTVPPFPADVAIATIEAELHRPIDTLFRCFEREPLAAASLGQVHGAELPDGTPVVVKVQRPDIQQLVVIDLAILSELAALAQQNTAFGEQYDLVELVWEFGVTLRAELDYRREGRNAERFRANFAGNPHVCIPRVFWSHTSTRVLTTERIAGIKITDIAGMDAAGMDRKRLARHSLELILQEIFVDGFFQGDPHPGNLFALPGEVIGAVDFGQAIALDREMTGDLLLLLVALLERDADGALRALQRLGVLTQRELSPALRRDMRRFVDHVVDRSLAELSAREMGEELLTLLQRHRLRLPAPLALLLKAIIMMEGIGVQIDPQLDVFGIARPYAMRALAQLNSPDAQLRRALRELEEMRGIVSALPGQMSTLVQRLNEGEIRIQTREMEMRRLAAALSQAGARIALGLIVLAATLGLAGLAIAAAIGGWEGWPVIILAAGALIALISAGATLFISIARGSGGSS
- a CDS encoding YbhB/YbcL family Raf kinase inhibitor-like protein, with product MSTQTISRLFRQSVLIIIGAAICACGSAPPEGGSTMTFTLTSASFSEGAMIPRQHTCDGADRSPPLRWEGAPPAASYVLIMDDPDAPGGTFTHWVLYDIPGTHTELAEGEQDTGLAGGNDFGRRGYGGPCPPRGRGAHRYFFRLSALDIPSLNLPAGAARRDVEAAMRGHVLATATLMGRYERR
- a CDS encoding glycosyltransferase family 4 protein translates to MSLLTVAALISAFVIAFVVTALTVPPVIRLCERRGWVQHPGGRRSHVRPTPNVGGIAIYAGFVTSLLATFIFTSAEPSLQRSEFEVLRIGLLLLGGTAIFLVMWVDDVVELSWLPKFAAQAGAGLIAVGPYLWDQRRYPDALGLPTEARGILLTAFNVPFIGQVSLWDASPWLAIAATVFWLGWMANTINWSDGLDGLAAGVSLIAALMLALHALRLDPPQRTVALVPLALAGACAGFLIFNLPPARIFMGDSGAEFLGFLLGVSAIIGGAKLATVLLVLGVPILDVAWLIVARTASGRQPAQGGRDHLHHRLLDSGMSARQILALYWGLSASFGLLGIADISPSAKLIGLALLLLIGAGLIVYATRRVPARSPQ
- the upp gene encoding uracil phosphoribosyltransferase, translated to MAQVMISQHPLVQHKLTLLRRATTEPKKFRELVRELSQFLLYEATLDLPLQERIVDTPLAPYHGHRIAERVGLVPILRAGLGMVDPILDLIPTAHVWHLGLYRDHATLKPVTYYNKLPPEVDVDLCLVLDPMLATGGSAVAAVTVLKEWGASRIKFLGLIAAPEGVQALHQEHPDVPIHLAAIDDCLNDHGYIVPGLGDAGDRLFGTG
- a CDS encoding S41 family peptidase, whose translation is MTALQRLVRLQLPIWLVMPLLAFVLALGIGGGYLLALRLTHPCPLQAHECEALGNFWRVWQLARDNFVDPEAIDPQRMSDGAIHGMLDSLGDQGHTRYLNAEEARREREALSGRFEGIGAYIDVRDGQPRIVAPIEGSPAERAGLRPDDLILRVDGYDVRGVTVEELRNRVRGPKGTQVVLTIQRPGIAAPFDVTITREEVNVPSVTWRMLPDRIALIRINRFAERTGSELQQALLDIRSQEAQAIILDLRNNPGGLVTQLVAVASQFMPEGTTVLLEQERDSSRRPYTTSEGGLALDIPMVVLVNGNSASAAEILAGSLQENGRARVIGQATFGTATVLRPFDLEGGAQVRLGTSQWLTPKGRVVRGAGIQPDELIALAPGVAPLTPAEAAALSLDDLLRSNDVQLVRGIEVVREVLASKTS